The window GCTTGTTCCTGGTTGTTCGCCAACTGACACTCTTTGATTTGTTCCGCTTGTTCCTGGTTGTTCGCCAACTGACACTCTTTGTGAAAACAAATTTTTATTAGCATTTTGTTGTATTATTGTATTTTGTAATATATTTATTTTTTTATTTTTTAAAATGAAATTTACATAAAAAACAACGCCAAACTGCTCTTGCAATTGATCAAGATTATGATTTACTTGATTATATATTTTGGGCTCCCACTCAATTAATGCACCAAAATCCGTAATAGAATCATTAACAACTCTAATATTATTTCTTAAAAATGGTCTTATTCTTGAATCTTGATTGTTTATAACCGCATTAATTATATCTTCTTCTGAATTAGAATTTATCAAATTTAAATCTGTGTTTCTAACAATGTCATTTAATAATCAATGATTGTGATTACTTATTTGTTGAACAATTTCTTCTATAGAATTAGAAGAAATATCGCTGTTAAAACTTGAATCATTATCACTGTCGCTTAAATTATAAGTACCAATATATTCAATTTCATCTTCACTATCAGGAATAATAATATTATCTGCTATAAATATTACTCTAATTAGAACTGATTCATTTATGCATCAGTCTAGAGAATTAGGATCATTATAATTACCACTATAAGTATAATGATGATTATTAATAGCATCTATTTGATTATTAGTTAGAGAAGAAAAATTAGTTATTTCTATTAAAGCTTCATTATAAGTAACTTTTTTAATCTTAATTTTAACGCCATTATCTAAAAGTACTTTAAATTTTTCATTTTTGTTTAAAGCATCCTCTATTATTTTAACATCATTACTTTTTATGGAACCAATATAAACAATATTAGAACAACAAACATCAATAGTGTCATTATTTCTTTTATTTCTATTTAAAGTTTTTAAATTATTTTTTTCTGGAGTCGGAGCATTTCCGACAAGTAGTGGCATTTTACTTCCTACTATTATTATCACTCCTAAAATTTCTAGAAATTTTTTCATATTAATCAAATCCCTTTCATGAATTTTTACTAATTAATAAAATTTACCAAATAATCAACTACCTTTCTCCAAATTTTAATCTGTAATTTCTTCGCCTTGGAATTTCATTATAAATTATTTTTAAGAAATTCCTGTACTATTTTATAATTTATCATCCCTTTTTTAAAAAACCCCTTGTACTTGTCATAAGTCTGTGGTATATTACAAAATTCCTGAAAAATAGTATTGCCTTTAAATAAATCTTGTGGATTATCAATATTTTCTAAAAAATAATCAACAACTTTATCAATTGCGTCAGGTTCTTTTTTTATTTTTTTTTGTCATTTTCTGTTCTCCTTCTTTTAAGTATAATTCAGAATGAATTATCGAGACACAGAATTTTGGACAGGCTCTACAATCTAGTCTTAAAGAAGCCTTAATTCATTATCATGGTTTAGGTTTTACTAATATTCAAAATTATTTAAATCTCTGAAAATGAAAATACCAACATAAAGGTTTAACTCCAAACCAACAAACAGCGGTATTATATTTTAATGTATAAAAAAGTTAAAGTAAAAATAGTAATTTTACATAAAAGCCTTTTAAAATTATCAAGTTGATGATTTTTTTTATTTTATCAAGAGTTTTCGACAAAATTAAAACTTTTTTATTGTGTAAAAATTCAATAATATGATAAAATAAAAAAGAATAAAAATGACAATAACAAGAAAGGTAGGGTTAGTTTAGTAATTAAATAATATAATTAGCTGATTGTTTTACTTCTTCAAAGCAATACCTAAGAAAACTAAACGCGACCTATGTTAGTTAGTCTATTGATAATTGTGGTGATTTTGTATTATAATGTTAAAGTAATTTGTAATGCGGGTTTGGCGGAATTGGCAGACGCACCAGACTTAGGATCTGGCGTTTTACGACGTGGGGGTTCAAGTCCCTTAACCCGCACCATTTACTATAAATTGTGCACTTAATAGTGCATTATTTTTTAATTAATTAGTATTATTTAATAAATAAATATTTAAAAAATGAAAAAGGTGGGTTTAATGAAAATAAAAATAATTTTTATTGATATTGATGGGACTTTGTTTAATGATAATCATTGTCTAACTGAATTTAATAAGGAAATGTGTATTACAGCTCAAAAGCAAGGTATTATTGTTGTTATTAACACAGGAAGAATTACTACTAATGCTATTAGTATTGCTAAACAAATTAATGCTCATAAATTTAAAAGTTTTGTTGTTGCTAATAATGGTGTTCATATTTATTCATTTAAAGATAAAAAATTAATTTTTAATGGAAATATTAATAATGATTTTGCTAAAACGGTTTATCGTTGAGTTGATAATAAAGGTTTTAAATGTCAATTTTATACTGAAGATGGTTCTTTTGTTAATCGCCTTGGAGAAAATTCTAGTTATTGAGCTGATGTTATGCAAGCAAAATATACAGTATTGAATGATATTGATGATTTGAATAGTGATATTGCTCGGATTGTAATTATTGCTAAAACTATTACTAGTCAAGTTGCTTCTCAGGAATTAATTAATGAATTTAATGAAAAATTTTCGCATTTAGATATTAAAGAATATCATCCAGGAATATATGAAATAACATTGCCAAAAATGAGTAAAGGTTATGGTGTTAAATATATTTGTGATTTATTAGGAATTAGTGCTAGTGAAGCAATGGCGTTTGGTGATTCATATAATGATCAATGATTAATGCAAGCAGTCGGTCATCCAGTGGCAATGGATAATTCAGTTGAGATTATTAAAAAATTATCTAATTATATTTGTCAAAGTAATAATGAAAATGGTGTTGGTAATATGATTCGTAAACACATTTTGAAGTAAAAATATTATTATTTTAATTATGTTAAAATAATAAAGAATGAAAGGAGAATTTAAAATGGTTATTAAAACAGATGTAAGTAAGTTTGATCAAGTTATTAAATCTGGTAAGGTTATTGTTGATTTTTATGCGGATTGATGTGGACCTTGTAAAATGTTAGCACCAATTTTTGAACAATTATCTGATGAAATGAAAGAAGTTTCTTTTGTTAAAGTTGATATTGATGAATCGCAAGAATTGGCACAAAGATTTGATATCAGTTCAATTCCGACATTATTAATTTTTGATGCTGGTCAATTAAAAAGAACTTTAAATGGTTATAAGTCCAAAGAAGAATTAAAAACGGCTTTAAGTTAAAATTAGTAATTTTTTTCTTGCCAAATTTAATTTTTTATATTATTCTTAAACTATAATTTCATAAGAAGGGAAGTTCAAAAATGAAAAAACCATCAATTAAAGACAAAGTAGCTGATTTTATCGTCGAAGAGTATAAAAAATATGGGATTACAAAAAGTAAAGCTAATGATATTTTTGACAATATTATTAATATTTTAACCGAAGAAATTCAGAGTGCTGAGAGAACACCTATTTCAGGTTTTGGTATTTTTAAAACTAAAGAAAGAAAAGCTCGTGAAGGAAGAAATCCGCAAACAGGAGAAAAAATCTCTATTCCTGCAAGAACTGTTGTCAGTTTTAGTCCTTCAACAACTTTAAAAGAAAAAGTTAATACAAATAGTTAATAATTATTAAAAATATTTGAAAAATTACAGTAATTACTGTATTTTTTTTATTTAACTTTATCGTTTAGCAAATAATAAAAAATTAAAATAATTTACTATTGTTGTTGTAATTGTGCTAGAAAATAGTAATATTAGTTTATTAAAAATGTGCTTAGTTATTTATTTAATACAATAAGCAATTATACAAATTAATTTTAATTTTGTCGAAAACTCTTGATATTTATTGGATATACTTAATTTTAGGTATATTTTTAATATGATAGAGGTGGATAATAATTATGGAAAAAATAATTCAAGAACTAGTAAATACTTTAACAGATGATCAATTTTTAAAATTTTATTTTAATTTTGTCGAAAACTCTTGATAAAATAAAAAAAATCATCAACTTGATAATTTTAAAAGGCTTTTATGTAAAATTATTATTTTTACTTTAACTTTTTTATACATTAAAATATAATACCGCTGTTTGTTGGTTTGGAGTTAAACCCTTATGTTGGTATTTTCATTTTCAGAGATTTAAATAATTTTGAATATTAGTAAAACCTAAACCATGATAATGAATTAAGGCTTCTTTAAGACTAGATTGTAATTTACTGATTTTATTTAAGTTACGATAACTAGCTTCAGGATTAATTGTTGTTTTAGTTACACATAAAGTAGAATTTGTTTGTTTTGCTACTAAAAAATATAATTTTTGCATATCAGAAGTAATAATTGAATTTTCGTTAATTAATTCTTTGTTCATATTTTCAATAACTCATTGTTTTTGTAAACGTTTGGTGTTTGTGGATTTAACATAAATATTGTTATTATTATCAATTGCCATTTGAATACAGCATTTAGTATTAGTTGCGAATGGGTCAAGGTGAATTCTTCGTGGATCAGTTTTATATTTGAAATTTCCTTTATGGATTTCTTTAATAAATGTTTCATCGATTTGGATTTTACCAGATAATTTTTTAAATTTTAATTGGGTATTTTCTAATTGTTTTGATTTCATTAATTTTTAACGATTATATCAAGCAGTTTTTAATGTAGTTTTAATAAAACGAAAAATTGTTTTACTAGATTGCCCCAGCAATGAAATTTGAATCAATAAATTTCATTGTTCATAATTTAAATGACTTCAATAGACTTCTTGCAAAATTAATTTAAAATATAATTGAATTGTTGTTTTTAATAAAAAGGTGGAATTTAAATGAAATTTAAAAAAAATAATCAAATAAGTGATAAAAATTTTTTAAAATTAACTGGTATTAAACATACTACTTTTAATAAAATGCTAGAAATTTTAAAAATAGAAGAATTAAAAAAAAGATTTCGTCGCGGAAGAACCAATAAATTATCATTAGAAAATCGTATTTTAATGACTTTAGAATATTGAAGAGAATATAGAACTTATTTTCATATTGCAAAAAGTTATGATATTAGTGAAAGTAGTTGTTATAGAAATATCAAATGAATTGAAGACACTTTAATAAAACACCCTAATTTTCAACAACTTACTGGTCAAAAATCACTATTAAAAGATTATTTCAAAGATAAGACTGTTATAATTGATGTAACTGAAAGCCAAATCCAACGCCCAAAAAAAGACAAAAACAGCACTACTCAGGAAAAAAGAAAAAACACACAATAAAAACACAAGTTATAATTGAAAAAGATAGTAAAAAAATTATTAGTTCTGATTTTTCTTATGGTAAAAACCATGACTTTAAAATTTTAAAAGATTCAAAAATTAAATTTTTACCAGAAACAACTGTTTTAGTGGATTTAGGTTATCAAGGCATACAAAAAATTAATCATAATGTTTTAATTCCTAAAAGAAAATCAAAGAAAAACCCTTTAAATAAAGAAGAAAAGCAAAATAATGAGCGAATTTCAAAAATGAGAATTGTTATTGAAAATGTTTTTGCTATACTTAAAAAATTTAAAATTATTAGTGAAAAATATCGAAATCGTAGAAAAAGATTTGCTTTAAGATTTAATTTAATAGCTTCAATTTATAATTTACAACTATTAGTTTAAATATATTTGATAATTTAAAATTTCAGTCTTTTTTTATTGTAAATAATAATTTTTATTATGTTTTAATGACAAAATATTTGTAAAAATAATCTAAAAATTATTTTAATAACACTTTTATATTTATTTTAAATTTAAAAATTATAATTATCATATTAATTTTGCAAGAAGTCTAATAAATAAAATGATTACGAAAAGCGTCAAAACTTGCACGGCAATTTTTACATAAATATTTTTGTTTCCCTTCTGAATTATGTCCATTTTTAACGCAATGGTAAGATTCACATTTAGGGCATTTAATACCTTGCGCTCTAAATTTTTGATCAATTTCATTTAACCGTTTTTGTTTTTTTATTAATTCTGCTTGTTGTTTGACTTTTTCATAAAATTCTAAAAATTGATCATCTGTTAAAGTATTTACTAGTTCTTGAATTATTTTTTCCATAATTATTATCCACCTCTATCATATTAAAAATATACCTAAAATTAAGTATATCCAATAAATATCAAGAGTTTTCGACAAAATTAAAAATTTTTTACAACAAAAATCATACATAAGAAATATATACTTAATTTGAATATTGAAATAATTTATAGTAAATGATTATTTTTCTTTTTTCAAAAATACCTAAGAAAACTAAACGCGACCCTAGGTCGTGTTTAGTTTTCTTAGGTATTGCTTTGAAGAAGTAAAACAATCAGCTAATTATATTATTTAATTACTAAACCAACCATACCTTTCTTGTTATTGTCATTTTTATTCTTTTTCATTTTATCATATTATTGAATTTTTACACAATGAAAAATTATTAATTTTATTAAATTTTAACTAATATTTTTACTTACTTAAATGTAATATATTTATTTGTATATACAATTCTACCTTTATTAATTCAACTATCATCATTTTTCTTATTATATTTATTTCATAATGAACTTTTATATATTTCTTTTCTGATTTCTATTTCTGAATTAATATTTTCATTAATGTAATGTAATACATTTAATTTGTTTAAATTTGCCATTCTTAAATGTAATAGGTTATTTAAATTCTTATGATTATATATTTTTGCTCCATATCCTAATTGTTGTTTTACTAAATGTGATACATCACTTTCAATGCTACAACCAATATTTCATTCTAAATTTTGATTATGAATACCTTGCTTATTATTACTGAAATAATTACTCGCCTTTCTTAAATTTATTTTAATATCTTTATTTAATTCATTTTTAGCAACATTACGAATGTTTTTGATTAATTCTTGATGATTGCCATCCTTATAAAATTTAATTCAACTATTTAATGTTACTTTGCGATTTTCAAAAATAATATTAAATGCCGTTTGTTTTAATTTTTTAATAGCATGATAACCATCTAAAATATATCTAACATTACCAAAGCTATTGGCAATTTCTCTAATTCAAGAATCACCATCGCCACAAACAATTATTTTGTCATAATTAATATTCACATAATGTTTTTGTAATTCTCTAATTAATAAATCACGATAATCCATCGTATTTATTCGTTTACCAACTTTTAACATTAGAAAATGATCTCGTTTGTTTTCTAATTCTCTACGAGCATTTTTGTAATTTTTTTCTTTATGTCCGGTATGAAAAGTAACTAAACGAATTCTTTGGTCTTGTTTAACTTTCTGATCTAATGTCGCCAAAAATGTTTCATCTAGTTGAATATATAAATTCTTATTTTTGACATCAATTCTAGTTTTAGTTTCTTTTTCTGCTAATTGAAAATATTCGGCAATATCGTATTTATTTAAAATATTTGAAATACTACCTTTTGAAATATAACAATGATTTAGAGCATCTAAAACATCAAGATAGCGTTTGCCATCACCCAGAAGACTTAAAACTTTAAATTGGA is drawn from Spiroplasma endosymbiont of Clivina fossor and contains these coding sequences:
- a CDS encoding Cof-type HAD-IIB family hydrolase, which encodes MKIKIIFIDIDGTLFNDNHCLTEFNKEMCITAQKQGIIVVINTGRITTNAISIAKQINAHKFKSFVVANNGVHIYSFKDKKLIFNGNINNDFAKTVYRWVDNKGFKCQFYTEDGSFVNRLGENSSYWADVMQAKYTVLNDIDDLNSDIARIVIIAKTITSQVASQELINEFNEKFSHLDIKEYHPGIYEITLPKMSKGYGVKYICDLLGISASEAMAFGDSYNDQWLMQAVGHPVAMDNSVEIIKKLSNYICQSNNENGVGNMIRKHILK
- the trxA gene encoding thioredoxin — its product is MVIKTDVSKFDQVIKSGKVIVDFYADWCGPCKMLAPIFEQLSDEMKEVSFVKVDIDESQELAQRFDISSIPTLLIFDAGQLKRTLNGYKSKEELKTALS
- a CDS encoding HU family DNA-binding protein, translating into MKKPSIKDKVADFIVEEYKKYGITKSKANDIFDNIINILTEEIQSAERTPISGFGIFKTKERKAREGRNPQTGEKISIPARTVVSFSPSTTLKEKVNTNS
- a CDS encoding transposase codes for the protein MKSKQLENTQLKFKKLSGKIQIDETFIKEIHKGNFKYKTDPRRIHLDPFATNTKCCIQMAIDNNNNIYVKSTNTKRLQKQWVIENMNKELINENSIITSDMQKLYFLVAKQTNSTLCVTKTTINPEASYRNLNKISKLQSSLKEALIHYHGLGFTNIQNYLNLWKWKYQHKGLTPNQQTAVLYFNV
- a CDS encoding helix-turn-helix domain-containing protein, coding for MKFKKNNQISDKNFLKLTGIKHTTFNKMLEILKIEELKKRFRRGRTNKLSLENRILMTLEYWREYRTYFHIAKSYDISESSCYRNIKWIEDTLIKHPNFQQLTGQKSLLKDYFKDKTVIIDVTESQIQRPKKDKNSTTQEKRKNTQ
- a CDS encoding transposase family protein; this encodes MKTQVIIEKDSKKIISSDFSYGKNHDFKILKDSKIKFLPETTVLVDLGYQGIQKINHNVLIPKRKSKKNPLNKEEKQNNERISKMRIVIENVFAILKKFKIISEKYRNRRKRFALRFNLIASIYNLQLLV
- a CDS encoding IS1/IS1595 family N-terminal zinc-binding domain-containing protein is translated as MEKIIQELVNTLTDDQFLEFYEKVKQQAELIKKQKRLNEIDQKFRAQGIKCPKCESYHCVKNGHNSEGKQKYLCKNCRASFDAFRNHFIY
- a CDS encoding Mbov_0401 family ICE element transposase-like protein — encoded protein: MLEINNNVKTLENKHWFSLFATHKNMYTNKCEQLANEYEKLDEYLYKYHYRLKQGYKVVHFAPRTIITIFGDVTFKRRRYKYWNQKSGKFEYVCLLDKEIGLLPKQRIYFDVQFKVLSLLGDGKRYLDVLDALNHCYISKGSISNILNKYDIAEYFQLAEKETKTRIDVKNKNLYIQLDETFLATLDQKVKQDQRIRLVTFHTGHKEKNYKNARRELENKRDHFLMLKVGKRINTMDYRDLLIRELQKHYVNINYDKIIVCGDGDSWIREIANSFGNVRYILDGYHAIKKLKQTAFNIIFENRKVTLNSWIKFYKDGNHQELIKNIRNVAKNELNKDIKINLRKASNYFSNNKQGIHNQNLEWNIGCSIESDVSHLVKQQLGYGAKIYNHKNLNNLLHLRMANLNKLNVLHYINENINSEIEIRKEIYKSSLWNKYNKKNDDSWINKGRIVYTNKYITFK